The DNA segment TCACGCTCACGTGAGTCCCGCAAGGGCTTCTTCCATCGCTTCGGGGCCGACTTCGATCAGTCTGGGTGCTTCAGTGAAGAGAAGCGCTGCACAGATGCCGTGTTCCGGATAGAGCGGCTTCAGAAGGCGTGCATAGAGGGCCATCTGTGCAACATAGGCCTTTGGCACCTCTGCGATCGTTCGCGGGGGAGGGCGGTTGGTCTTGTAGTCCACGATAAGGACCTTCTTATCCTGAACCACCAGTCTGTCTATCTTGCCGGCGACCGCACGCTGTCTCCCGGCAAGTCTGATCTCTCCCATGAGCGAGACTTCCGCGCGAGAGGCAGGCGAGAAAAGAGGTCTGAACGTCTCGTCTTCCAGAATTGCAAGAACCGATTGCACCGCTGCCTTGCGCTCGGCTTCGCCCCAGGATGCCCCGGCGCGAGCGATGTGGCGCTCAGCTGCAGCCGTGCGCGCCTCATCCGGCAGGTCCGGCAGAAGCTGCAACAACCGATGCATGGCGGTGCCACGTTCCATGGCCCTGTTCGGCCCCTTTTCCGGGCCCAGAACAGGAGATGCCGGTGGCGGGGCGGAATCGGCATCCGGTTCGATCAAAGCGTATGCGCCGGAGGGGCTGAGGGGTCTTGGCAGTTCGGCTGGGCGCTCCAAAGTTTCATTGAAGTGTGCAGGAAGCTCATACGAGCCTTCATGCTCCACGATATCCTGCTTCAGCTCGAATGGTCCGGTGGGTGTCACGCGGTAACGCATCACCGGGGCGCAATCGGCAGGATCCGCCAGTTCTTCAACATGTCCGGATGCTGCGAAGGCATCGCGTACCATGTCGTGCCAGGTTGGATCGGAAGATGCTTGCTTCCCACGATAACCGCAGACAATGAGGCGGTCCTCCGCGCGGGTCATGCCGACATATAGAAGCCGGCGGTATTCCTCCTGGGCCTTGCTCGCGAATTCGGTGTCGATTTCCCGCGAAAGGCTGTTTGAAAGGCTTGTATCCCCACGCCACAGATAGGCTGGCAACGGTTCCTCGTATCGCTTCTGCTTGAGCAGAAAAGGTATCAGTTCCGGACGGTGGCTGTGGGTGAAGGCCTTGCTCCCCGGGTCGACAAGAAACACGACCGGCGCCTCCAGACCCTTGGCGGCATGGACCGTCATGATGCGCACTTCATCGCGCGCCTGATCCATCTCACGCTTGATCTCGGGTGCAGCTCCGCCCAACACGGCGAGAAGCGCTTCCAGTCCCACGACACCGCTGCGCTCGCTCGCAAGGCAATAGGAGAGAAACTCATCGAGAATGTCGTTTGCCTCGTGACCGAGCCGCGCGACAAAGCGCTGGCGCATTCCCGGCTGTCGGTCTGTCCCGGTCAGAATTTCACTGAAAAGCTCGAAGACCTGGCTGAAGCCTGCCCTGTTCTGCCAACGGTCAAGTGTCTCCACCACATTGGCCAGCCATGGTTCCTGCTGGGCGCGGCGGTGAAGGGCCTGATAGAGCGAGGTGGATTTCCCCCGCTTCCATCCGATGCGGAAAAGATCATCGTCATCCAGGCTGAAGATCGGGCTTTTGAGAACCGCTGCAAGCGACAGGTCGTCATGCGGCTGCAGCAAGAACTTACCCAATGCCAACAGATCCTGCACAGCGATATGGGCAGTCAGACGGAGGCGGTCGGCACCGGCCACCGAAACGTTGCGCTCCTTTAGGCTGCGCGAAAGAGCGTGAACGAAACGGTCGCGCTTTCGCACAAGCACCAGAATATCGCCAGGCTTGAGGCGACGCTTCTGTCCTTCGAGGGTTTCACCATCCTTCAGCCACTGGCAGATGCGGTCGGCCATGAGTTCGGCCAGTCGCGCGGCGGGCGCTGACGTGTGGTCGACGGCTTGGGTCCAGTCGTCCGGCTCCTCGACTGTTTCAGGCGTCAGAGACTGCCAAAGTTCGACATAGCCGGGTGCGTTGTCCCGCACGGCCTTGTGCTCAAGCGGCTCGGGGTCACGGGTCAGGCCACGGCGGGCCTCTTCCCGCGCGAAGACCGTGTCCACCGCGCTCAATACGTCATAGGTGGAGCGAAACGAATGTGTCAGCCGCACGCGCTCGAATTGCGCACCGGCCTCGCCCACCTGCCGCTCGAACTCCATTCCGCTCTCGGCAAAAGCGGCCGGCTCTGCGCCCTGAAACGAGTAGATCGACTGCTTCTCATCACCGACCGCGAAGATCGTGCGCTCGATGTCCTCGCGTGCGCCTTCGCCTGCGAAAAATTCCGATGTGAGCATGCGCACGATCTGCCATTGCTCGGGGCTCGTATCCTGCGCTTCATCAATCAGGACGTGATCAATGCCGCGGTCGAGCTTGAACTGAACCCAGGGCCCCACATCCTGCCGCGCAAGCAGGTTGACGGTGCGCATGATGAGGTCGTTGAAGTCGAGAAAACCCCTTGCCTGCTTGAGCCGCTCGTAACGCGCGATCAGGGCGTCGGCGATGGTCAGTGCAGAACGCGTCGCCTGAAGCATCTCGAACTGGTTTAGCCGGTCAATGTCCTGCTGGATCTGTTCCGCCGCTGCACAGTAGCGCTCGTAGATGCCCGGCAGAGCTGTGCGCATTGCCTTCTTGAAAGTCTTATCAGCATAAATCTCACCCTTTCCGGTCAACATCGCCCTGGCAAAAAGCTTTAGGCGCCGCGCAGGATCTTTTTCAGCATAGGCCGCAATAGCCGTTTCACCGATCTGCTTCAGGAATTGCTTCGCATCCGTCTCTTCGGCATGTGCCATGATTTCCCGGAAATCAGAATCGGCGAAACCGGGATAGGGCCAGTTGCCTGCCGCGATGGTCTCTGCGGTCTCTTCCGCGGAAAAACCGTGCGCCTCGAAGAGTTCGGCATAGGGTTCAGGCGGCTGGCCAACCCTGTCTATGAAACGACGCAGCTTTTCGCGCTTGCTGACCACTTCCGCCAGAAGCTTGTCCAAGCCGGTCTCACCTGCCCTGTCGATGACTTCGGCGAATGCTTCCGCAAGGCGGCCATCTGCTCCCGAGGCGATGTTGCCAAGCAGGTCACGCCGCGCCTCTGCAACAAGCGCTTCCTCCATCTGCCCGTCGAGAAGCTCGAAATGGCCTGCGATATTCGCTTCCAGCGGGAACTGGTGGAGTATGGCTTCGCAGAATGCGTGAATGGTCTGGATCTTCAACCCGCCCGGGGTTTCCAGTGCTCGGGCAAAAAGCCTGCGTGCCTGAGCAATCGTGGCAGGCCCCGGCTTGCGGCGCTCTGTCGCTTCGATGTTCCTTGCCAGCTCCGCTTCGTCCATCAGGCTCCAGCGCGCCAGTGTGCCGAAGACGCGGTTTGCCATGTTGGCAGCCGCCGCGCGGGTATAGGTCAGGCAGAGGATGCGCGAGGGGTCGGTGCCCTGAAGCAGAAGCCGGATCACGCGCTGGGAGAGGACATGGGTCTTGCCCGAACCGGCGTGAGCGGCAACCCAGGCGGAACGCGCCGGGTCCGACGCCATGGACTGCAGGCGCAGTGTTTCGGCTGGAATCTCAAGCTTGCCGCTCATTCGCCACCCTCGCCATTGGCACCATCGTCTCCGGCCGACCATTCGAGAACTCGCGCAAGATGGTCGTAGTAGCCTTCGGTGTCGCTTTCCTTGAAAGGTAGTGCTCTGGAGAGATAGCCGACATCCGGATTGTCGTAGTGAGCGAGCATTCGCTGGAGCCGCTGCCAGGACTCCTCGGCGAGATCGGCGGCCGATTTGTCTGCGCCCTTCACCGAAAGGACCGAGTCACCCTGCACCTCACCCTTGGCCTTCAGGCGCACATAAAGCAAATCCTGTGTTTCGGGCGAGCCAAGTTCTGCAAACGCGCCGCGTTCCAGAAGAGCCGCTTCGAGTGGAAGCTGCGGGGCCAATAGCCGGTAAGCCTGAGTGACGCTGGGATATGAGCCGGTCTTGTAGTCGATGATCTCCGCGCCTCCATCGGTGCGGATGTCGATGCGGTCAGCCCTGCCTGAGAGCGTTTTTTCTCCCTGAACCACGACCTTGCCCGCCACGACCTCCACATGGCGTGCCGCGACAAGTCCTGCGCGCTCGCTCTCCCAGCGGATGAATTCTGCTGCCGTGCGCTCGAAGCGGGGCCACCATACCGCTTCCACATCGGCGGGAAGTGCCACCTCCGCAAACAGGTCACGACCGGCCTGCAGAAGCTCCCCGAGCGCTTCAGGCCCTGCCGGATCTCTGCTTGTGGCGATGAAATGCTCCAGAATATCGTGGAAGAGATTGCCGCGCTCCGCAGCACCGGGATCGCGTATTAGCGGGTCCAGAGGATGTAGCCCGAGGATACGGCGGGCATAGATTGCATAGGGATCGCGCCTGAGCGTCTCGACTTCCGTGACAGAGAAATGCGTCGGTCGCGCTTCGATCGGCGGCTTGGGTTCGGGACGTCTGACAAATGGTTCGCGTCCCGCCGCCTCCAGCTGTCGGGTCCACGCGATAAAGCGCGCGCCCCTGTGGCGCAATTGCTGCGATGCTTCTTCACCGATACAGGCCGTCAGCCGCTGGAGCCAACGCGATGCAACTGCCGGGGCTTCGCCTGCGCGCGATGCCCGCGAGAGAATGACTTCGGGCGCACCCATCGCCATCATGAAATCATGGGCGGAGAGACCGATGCGGCGCTCGGGCGGTTCAAGCTCAAGATCCGATTTCATGACCCGGGACAGAAAACGGTCTGACGCCGGTACCTGCGGCCATGAACCTTCGTTCAAGCCACCAAGAACCATGACGTCGACATGCTGCAGACGTGCCTCGAGCGTCCCCCATATGGCCACGCGCTGATCTGCCCCCGGTGAAGGCTTCACCGCCTGCCCGGCACTCAAAGCCGCGTAGATGTCCGGCCATTCGCTTGCTTCCAGCTCAAGTGGAGCTTCCGTGGAGACCAGCTGTGACAGGAAAGCAGCCAATGCGTCGCCGGCATCGCCGCCATAAACGGCATCGAGCTTGCCATCCGGCGAACAGCCCATCGCCTCCAGAGCCTGAACACTGATGCGTGCGATCTGCGCCAGAGGCAGTGTGCTTCCGCGCAGCGCGGCGAGAGGAGCAACGGCTTTGACAAGCCGTTTGAGTACATTGCGCGCCGCTTCCGCATCCGCTTCACTGAAACGCTCCATCCAGAACGGCTTCCTGGAAGCAGCCGCCCACATCTCCAGTCGTTCTTCGAACAACTGATCAAGGCTTGCCAGGTCGGGTCGGCCGGTGCCGCCTCTCAGCGATACCAGTTCCACCCATTCCACTGCGTGACGTGTCTGACTGCGCGGAAGAGACAAGTTGAGCAGCGGGTGTTTCAAGAGACTGATGATGGGGACCGGATCGCCCGGGCGCATAGACGCTTCCAGAAGGAGACGCAAAAGCGTCGCCGGTGGCGTTTCGGACAATGGCGTGCCGGCTGAATCGTCGGCTTCAATACCAAAGCGACGCAATTCTGCTGCCACGCGACGCGCAAGTGTGCGGTCAGGCGTCACAAGTGCAGCTGTGCGCCCTTCCGTGGCGATGGCATCTCGCAGGGCAACGGCAATGGCGAATGCTTCTTCACGCTGGCTGGCCGCTTCGATCAGGCTGACGCCATCAAGTGCTCCATCCGCGAGCGTCTTCGCGATGAAGGGGCGCATTTCCGACCAGCGATCTGTGGTCTCCGCCGGACGCATCGCCTCTGCCATGAGCCTTCGTCGTGCTTCAAGCGCGGGTGTCGGTTCGGCCAGAACGGCGATATCCTGCCGCTGCATCCTGATCGAATTCACGAGCTTTTTCAGGCCGAATTGGGGGTGACCACATGATGCCGGTGATGTCGCCGCGTCCAGAGACGCCCAGGAAGTGTCATCAAGTGCGGTGTCGAATCCCGGCAGGACCACAGCACCTTGCGGCAGCCGGGCAATGGTGGCGAGGAGGCGGGCGGTTGCTGGTATGGAACCTGTTGACCCTGCTGCAATCACCGGTCCCCGATGCAGGCCGTTGGCCAGCCGGCGGGCTTCCGCATCCAGCATGGCGTTGCGATGGGCGGCCGGGTTCGAGCGATCATAGGCTGCCAGCACATTTGGCCAATGGCTGGTGACGATGGAGAGAAAATCGAGCGTGACCTGCCACCAGCCGGCAAGTTCACGAGGGACAAGATCGGACAGGCGCGACCAGTCCGCCTGCTCGGTTTCGATCTCGTCCATGAGATTGGCGAGATCGCGGGCGAGCCACAGGCCATCGGCGAGGGTGGCTGGAACCACCACACCTTCTGCAAATCGCTCGGCAACATGGGCCGGAACCCGGGCCTTCCATGCCTGCACGAGCGGTCCGAGCAGAAGAATGCGGTCGAGATTGGAAATGGGCGGCGCAAGGTCGAGCGCGGCCTGTGCACCGGTCGGGTCGAAATCCGCCAGATCACTCTCGAACTCACCCAGTGCCCTGATCACGGGCAGGATCGCGGACTGGCCGCCCAGCCGATCAAGAAATGCACTGCGCAAAGCACGCACGGCGCGCCGCGTTGGCAGATAGATCGTTACATCGGAAAGCGCGAGCGGCGAGCCATCGTGGCGAAAGCCGTCGACAAGCCTGCCCGACAAAAGCGCATCCACGAGCGTGGGCAGGAAGGACACGCCAGGCGGAATGGTGCGAACATTGGGGTTTTCGCGCAGCATCAGCTGCCCCGTAACTGCCTGATGGCCTGCTCTGCCGGCGCGATGGCGTCTGGTGTGCCAACGGTGATCCAGTGGCCTTGAAGCGGCAGACCATAAAGCCTGCCGGCTTCGATGGCACGATCGAAATAGATGTTCAGGGAATGCGGTTTGGCTGAAGCATCAGAAAAGACAGCCGGGTTAACGATGCCGGAGCCCGCATAAATATAGCCCTCGGCACTTCCTTGAGCACGGCGGATGGCTCCCGCAGCCTCGCCAGCGGTTTCGTTCATGAGAAAGTCGATTTTGCCGCTGTGGCCGGTCGCATTTTCAGGTGCGACCAGGAGAAGAAGCATGTCCATATGCGCTGGATCCCAGGCTTCAGCCAAGCGCCGGAGGTTGAGACCGTTGTCATCAAGCCAGAATGTATCTGCGTTCAGTATGAAACACGGATCGCTGCCCAGTTCAGGAAGCGCCTTGACCAGACCGCCAGCGGAATCCAGCAAAATTTCGCGCTCATCGGAGATCGTGACGGACGGCTTTCGGCGCTGCGCAAGATGCGCTTCCATCTGCTCGGCCAGGTGATGAACATTTACCACCGTGTGGGAGACGCCCGCGGCCTGCAGCGTGTCCAGCCCCCAGTCAATGAGCGGCTTGCCACCGACCTTGATGAGCGGCTTCGGTGTCGTCTCGGTCAGCGGGCGCATGCGCATTCCGAGGCCTGCAGACAGCACCATCGCCTTTTGCGGCACATCAGTCATGAACATCCTCATCCAGCAGGCGGTGCCTTGCATAAAATTCAGCGAGTTCGGCAAGTGCGGGATGCCGGATCGCTTCGCGCAGATATGCCCGGATGCGCGGCAGATGCGCAAGATAGCCTGACTTGCCGTCACGCTTGCACAACCTGACGAATGTGCCCAGAAGCTTCGTGTTGCGCTGGGCTGCGGTCAGCGCGAAGGCTTCTTCCAGAGCGTCCCGATCGAAAGCCGCATCCGTTCTTGCATCACAATAGGCCTGCAATATTCGCTGGCGCAGCGGGTTGGAAATGTCGATGCGCGCGTCGAAGGCCAGAGAGGAGAGATCATAGGCGGCAGGGCCGCGCAGTGCATCCTGCACATCGATGAGTCCGAGACGATCGTCGCCCTCGCATTCCTGCCGCCAAATAATGTTGGGTGAATGATAGTCGCGCAGAACGAGGCTTTGTTCGGCCTGTTCCAGACGCGAGAACAGCTTTTCCCACAAGTCAAGAAACTGCTGCCGCTCCTGATCTGATGGATTTCGCCCGAACCGGTAAGGCAGGTACCAATCCAGGCACAGTTCGATCTCGATTCCCATCGCCTGACGGTCATACGGCTGTAGCTGGTGCTCCTGCCCTTCCGCCACGGGGAAGCGCGCCGGCCAGTCACGCTGGTGCAGGCGGGCAAGCAGTGCACCGGCAGCCTCGTAGCGTTCTGGAACGGGCAATCCGTTTTCGAGGAAGGCCCCGCTCCCGAGATGCTCGATAAGCAGGAGACCATCTTCCAGCGCCTGCGCATAAATCTTCGGTGCAGCGAAACCTTGTGCGCGCAACCCGTTGGCGATCCCGATGAAGGCACTCACCGACTGAGCCAGCCGCGCTATGTGGCTGTAAGGCCGACCGTCGCGCACCACAGGCTCGTCGCCACGTGCAGGAGCATCCATGAGGATGGCTGCCTTCCGCCCCTCCATATGCACCGTTTCATAGGCACGGATGGACGCGTCCCCCAGAAGAAAACGGCGACTTGCATCCTTGCAGCCTGCATCGACAAGAAAGCGCCGCACGGCGAAACTGTGTTCCAGGCGCCGGGCAGCCTCCTCGCCTGCTGAAACAGCCGCATCGCGTCCCTCGCCTGCCTCGGAAAGCCTGATCGTGATCGTGGCCTCCAGCGCTCCTTCAGCGCGCTCGGGCCATTCCACCAGAAGCGCACCTTCCGCGGCGACTTCTTCCACGCCGAGTTCGGCCAGTTCGCCGGGCTCGGAAAGCCGGTACAGGTCGAGATGATGAACGGGCAGGCGCAGCGGATATTCCTGCATCAGCGTATAAGTCGGGCTTGGCACCTCGAGCGTGTCGTCACCGGCTATGGCGCGGATGATGGCGCGTGCCAGCGCGCTTTTGCCCATGCCAAGATCACCATGAAGAAAAACGACATCGCCCGGACGCAGTGCTGCAGCTATGTCGTCTCCCAGACGAGCGGTGGCTTCGTCGTTTTCAAGATGACGGATAAATTCGCGGCCCCGCATCCGGCGCTATTCCGCAGCTTCGCGAACGCCCTTGGGCATCAGGGGAAAGCGGCAGGTGACCGTGGTTCCGCGCCCTTCACCCGTGTCGATCTTCACTGTCCCGCCGTGCAGTTCGACGAAGCTTTTCACGATTGAGAGGCCCAGCCCTGCGCCGCGTTTGCGCCCGCCATTGCTGCGAGGCTCGAACCGGCGGAAGATCGTTTGCAGAACCTCGGCGGACATGCCGGGGCCCTCATCGTGAACGGCAAAGGCCACCCCGTTGCCGGTGTTGCTGGCCGTCATGGTTATTCGGCTGCCTTCAGGAGCGTGATTGGCGGCATTGGAGAGTAGATTATAGAGGATCTGGCGCAGGCGATTTTCGTCGGCGTGGAAAACTGCAGGTGCATTTTCGGCGTGCAGGTCAAGCATGATGCCGTGCTCGCGCAAGCGTTCCGATATCAGTTCGGCCGCCGACTGCATGGTTTCACGAACCGGGACCTCGCCGATCTCGAGTTCCATTATGCCGGCATCGACCGTCGCAAGATCAAGGATGTCATTGACGACCGTCAGAAGCATCGATGAAGACGAACCGATATGATCGACATATTCCTTCTGCTTCTGGTTCAATGACCCGGTCGTCCCCAAGGCCAGCAACTCGGTGAAGCCAATGATGTTGGTCAGCGGCGAGCGCAGCTCGTAGGAGACGTGCTGGACGAAATCGTTCTTCAGCTTGTCTGCGCGCTCCAGCGCCTCGTTCTTTTCCTTCAGGGCACGCTCGACATTCACACTGTCCGTGACATCGACAAAGGTCATCATCACCTGCCCATTGGGTAGATGTATGATCGCGTAGGACAGGATCGTGCCGTCATGCAATTCGGTGCGTCCGTGGCTGTCACGACGCTCATCGTCGAAGCCGGTGGCGGCGGCGACGAAATTGTCCCAGGGACTGTCATCGGCCACCCCGTCACAGGCGGCTTTCAGGATGGAGATGTGGACATCGCCCTCCACCAGCCGCTCGGGTATGTTCCACAGTGTGCGGAACGCGGGGTTCGAGAGGCGCAGTCGCCCGTCAGGTCCGAAGACAGCGACACCTTCGGCAAGATTGTCGAGGGTCTCGCTCTGCACACGGACCACGGTGTTGTAGCGCGTCTCCAGATCTATCTTCTCGGTGAGGTTCTCGAAGATCCAGGTCACGCCACCCTTGGGCTGCGGATTGGCGATGACGCGGATCGTGCGCCCGTCGGGCAGATGCCACCAATGCTCTTCCGGCTCGACCGCGCGGTAGGCGCCGAGCAGTTGTTCCTTCCAGCGGCGCCACTCAGGCTGTTCCGCCAGCTTGCCCTCGGAACGGAGACGGTCGAGGACCAACGCGTTCTCGGGCGAATTGTCGAGGAAGCCCGCGTCCATGTCCCAGAGTTTCTGAAATGCCTGATTGTAGAAGCGCAGCTTCTGACCCTGGTCGAAGATCGCGACGGCGGTGGTCAGCTGATCAAGGGTGTCGGCGTGATTGCGGACCGTGCTCTCATATTCGCGCTCAAGCGTCTCGATGGCGCTTGTATCAAAGGCGATACCGGCACTGCCCTTCTCGCTCGCGACATCGGTGACGGTGAAGGCACGGCGGTCACCGCCAACCACGGTGGCCAGGCGGGCGGAGAAGGAGGGCTGTACCGCATGGACCTTGGCAATTTCATCACGCGCGGTGGCGGGCAGGAATTCGCGCTGCTGTGCCACGACCTCACCTTCCGTGGTCATGTCGACAGCACGGGCATAGGCATTGTTGACCCATTTCAGGGCACCCGTCTCATCACGCAGCCACATGGGCGTGTCGAGATGATCGGCCAGGTCCAGAAGATTCCGGTGATCCTCCAGGATACGTTGGTGCTCCAGCTTGAGCCGCGCATTCTGGCGCTGTGTTTCACTGAGAGAAAGGAAGCGAACAACAGCATGGAGCGCCGATTTGCGCCCTTGCGCCTCCAGCAGAAGACCTTCGCGGGTTTCGAGAACGAGTTCGAAGGGCTCTCCGCGTTCGCGCAGTTCCCTGACGGCCCTGTCGAGACTTGCCGCTGACTTGGCTGTCAGCCATCTGCCGAACGCCAGGAAGGTGCTGCGTTCAAGAGGCGCACCGCTTTCCGCCGACAGTTCTCCGACCACTGAAGGTCGTGCGCCCTCTCCCGGCCAAAGGACGATGCGCTGATCCTTCAGATTGAGCAGCGTTTCGGAGCGAGCCAATGCATTGGTCAGTTCGGCCACACGGGATTGAAGCGCGACATTTTCGGCGGCAGTGCGCTGGCGCAGGCGGATGAGCGCGATCGCGGACAGCAATGCTGCCCCCAGCACGCCTGTGACGATGGAGAAGTGTATGACTTCGACAGCACCGACAGAGATTTTTCCCAGACCCGGGACGACCACCGCATTCTGGGCACCTGCAACCACAGGTGTGAACATGCTGCCGCCGAGCGCCAGCGAAAGCGCCCGAGCAAAACCGCTGCCCCGTTTGCGTTTATGGCCTTGAAGCCCTGCGCCCCCGCATTGTTGCGGGTCCAGCCCCGGCATGTGGTCTACCTCTCCGCCGCACGATTTTCCGGCCACCCCTTTCACGCCCAACCGCTACTTACCGTGGCACCCCTCGAATCACCGCACTGTACCGTTATGAAGATTCCTCGTGAAGAAGGGCGCGCGACAAAAATCGCACGCCCTTGCAGCAGCGTCATCCGACACTCAAGATATAGGGGTCAGCCTGCGCAGGCTCAGTATCTGTAGTGATCCGGCTTGAATGGTCCTTCGGTGCTCACGCCGATATAGGCGGCCTGCTCAGCGGAAAGCGTGCTCAGTTTCGCGCCGAGCTTGTCGAGATGGAGACGGGCCACCTTCTCGTCGAGATGTTTGGGCAGGACATAGACCTTGTTTTCGTAGTTCTGCGGACGGGTCCAGAGTTCGATCTGCGCGAGAACCTGGTTCGTGAAGGAAGCTGACATAACGAAGCTTGGATGACCGGTCGCATTGCCCAGATTGAGCAAACGGCCTTCCGAAAGAAGCAGGATACGCTTGCCATCGGGGAAGGTGATCATGTCGACCTGGGGCTTCACATTCGTCCATTGCAGGTTCCGCAAGGCAGAGACCTGAATCTCGTTGTCGAAGTGACCGATATTGCCGACGATCGCCATGTCCTTGAACTTGCGCATATGGTCGAGCGTGATGACGTCCTTGTTGCCTGTCGTCGTCACAACGATATCCGCATCCGGACCGGCGTCATCAAGCGTCACGACCTCGAAGCCATCCATGGCGGCCTGAAGGGCACAGATCGGGTCAACTTCGGTCACCTTCACGCGCGCACCGGCACCGACCAGCGACTGCGCGCAGCCCTTGCCGACATCGCCATAGCCACACACGATGGCCACCTTGCCGGCCATCATGACATCCGTGGCGCGACGAATGCCATCGACCAGCGATTCCTTGCAGCCATATTTGTTGTCGAATTTCGACTTGGTGACCGAGTCATTCACATTGATTGCAGGGAAGGGAAGCAGCCCCTTGTTCTGCAGCT comes from the Nitratireductor basaltis genome and includes:
- the addA gene encoding double-strand break repair helicase AddA; translated protein: MSGKLEIPAETLRLQSMASDPARSAWVAAHAGSGKTHVLSQRVIRLLLQGTDPSRILCLTYTRAAAANMANRVFGTLARWSLMDEAELARNIEATERRKPGPATIAQARRLFARALETPGGLKIQTIHAFCEAILHQFPLEANIAGHFELLDGQMEEALVAEARRDLLGNIASGADGRLAEAFAEVIDRAGETGLDKLLAEVVSKREKLRRFIDRVGQPPEPYAELFEAHGFSAEETAETIAAGNWPYPGFADSDFREIMAHAEETDAKQFLKQIGETAIAAYAEKDPARRLKLFARAMLTGKGEIYADKTFKKAMRTALPGIYERYCAAAEQIQQDIDRLNQFEMLQATRSALTIADALIARYERLKQARGFLDFNDLIMRTVNLLARQDVGPWVQFKLDRGIDHVLIDEAQDTSPEQWQIVRMLTSEFFAGEGAREDIERTIFAVGDEKQSIYSFQGAEPAAFAESGMEFERQVGEAGAQFERVRLTHSFRSTYDVLSAVDTVFAREEARRGLTRDPEPLEHKAVRDNAPGYVELWQSLTPETVEEPDDWTQAVDHTSAPAARLAELMADRICQWLKDGETLEGQKRRLKPGDILVLVRKRDRFVHALSRSLKERNVSVAGADRLRLTAHIAVQDLLALGKFLLQPHDDLSLAAVLKSPIFSLDDDDLFRIGWKRGKSTSLYQALHRRAQQEPWLANVVETLDRWQNRAGFSQVFELFSEILTGTDRQPGMRQRFVARLGHEANDILDEFLSYCLASERSGVVGLEALLAVLGGAAPEIKREMDQARDEVRIMTVHAAKGLEAPVVFLVDPGSKAFTHSHRPELIPFLLKQKRYEEPLPAYLWRGDTSLSNSLSREIDTEFASKAQEEYRRLLYVGMTRAEDRLIVCGYRGKQASSDPTWHDMVRDAFAASGHVEELADPADCAPVMRYRVTPTGPFELKQDIVEHEGSYELPAHFNETLERPAELPRPLSPSGAYALIEPDADSAPPPASPVLGPEKGPNRAMERGTAMHRLLQLLPDLPDEARTAAAERHIARAGASWGEAERKAAVQSVLAILEDETFRPLFSPASRAEVSLMGEIRLAGRQRAVAGKIDRLVVQDKKVLIVDYKTNRPPPRTIAEVPKAYVAQMALYARLLKPLYPEHGICAALLFTEAPRLIEVGPEAMEEALAGLT
- the addB gene encoding double-strand break repair protein AddB, which produces MLRENPNVRTIPPGVSFLPTLVDALLSGRLVDGFRHDGSPLALSDVTIYLPTRRAVRALRSAFLDRLGGQSAILPVIRALGEFESDLADFDPTGAQAALDLAPPISNLDRILLLGPLVQAWKARVPAHVAERFAEGVVVPATLADGLWLARDLANLMDEIETEQADWSRLSDLVPRELAGWWQVTLDFLSIVTSHWPNVLAAYDRSNPAAHRNAMLDAEARRLANGLHRGPVIAAGSTGSIPATARLLATIARLPQGAVVLPGFDTALDDTSWASLDAATSPASCGHPQFGLKKLVNSIRMQRQDIAVLAEPTPALEARRRLMAEAMRPAETTDRWSEMRPFIAKTLADGALDGVSLIEAASQREEAFAIAVALRDAIATEGRTAALVTPDRTLARRVAAELRRFGIEADDSAGTPLSETPPATLLRLLLEASMRPGDPVPIISLLKHPLLNLSLPRSQTRHAVEWVELVSLRGGTGRPDLASLDQLFEERLEMWAAASRKPFWMERFSEADAEAARNVLKRLVKAVAPLAALRGSTLPLAQIARISVQALEAMGCSPDGKLDAVYGGDAGDALAAFLSQLVSTEAPLELEASEWPDIYAALSAGQAVKPSPGADQRVAIWGTLEARLQHVDVMVLGGLNEGSWPQVPASDRFLSRVMKSDLELEPPERRIGLSAHDFMMAMGAPEVILSRASRAGEAPAVASRWLQRLTACIGEEASQQLRHRGARFIAWTRQLEAAGREPFVRRPEPKPPIEARPTHFSVTEVETLRRDPYAIYARRILGLHPLDPLIRDPGAAERGNLFHDILEHFIATSRDPAGPEALGELLQAGRDLFAEVALPADVEAVWWPRFERTAAEFIRWESERAGLVAARHVEVVAGKVVVQGEKTLSGRADRIDIRTDGGAEIIDYKTGSYPSVTQAYRLLAPQLPLEAALLERGAFAELGSPETQDLLYVRLKAKGEVQGDSVLSVKGADKSAADLAEESWQRLQRMLAHYDNPDVGYLSRALPFKESDTEGYYDHLARVLEWSAGDDGANGEGGE
- a CDS encoding nucleotidyltransferase family protein; its protein translation is MTDVPQKAMVLSAGLGMRMRPLTETTPKPLIKVGGKPLIDWGLDTLQAAGVSHTVVNVHHLAEQMEAHLAQRRKPSVTISDEREILLDSAGGLVKALPELGSDPCFILNADTFWLDDNGLNLRRLAEAWDPAHMDMLLLLVAPENATGHSGKIDFLMNETAGEAAGAIRRAQGSAEGYIYAGSGIVNPAVFSDASAKPHSLNIYFDRAIEAGRLYGLPLQGHWITVGTPDAIAPAEQAIRQLRGS
- the tsaE gene encoding tRNA (adenosine(37)-N6)-threonylcarbamoyltransferase complex ATPase subunit type 1 TsaE gives rise to the protein MRGREFIRHLENDEATARLGDDIAAALRPGDVVFLHGDLGMGKSALARAIIRAIAGDDTLEVPSPTYTLMQEYPLRLPVHHLDLYRLSEPGELAELGVEEVAAEGALLVEWPERAEGALEATITIRLSEAGEGRDAAVSAGEEAARRLEHSFAVRRFLVDAGCKDASRRFLLGDASIRAYETVHMEGRKAAILMDAPARGDEPVVRDGRPYSHIARLAQSVSAFIGIANGLRAQGFAAPKIYAQALEDGLLLIEHLGSGAFLENGLPVPERYEAAGALLARLHQRDWPARFPVAEGQEHQLQPYDRQAMGIEIELCLDWYLPYRFGRNPSDQERQQFLDLWEKLFSRLEQAEQSLVLRDYHSPNIIWRQECEGDDRLGLIDVQDALRGPAAYDLSSLAFDARIDISNPLRQRILQAYCDARTDAAFDRDALEEAFALTAAQRNTKLLGTFVRLCKRDGKSGYLAHLPRIRAYLREAIRHPALAELAEFYARHRLLDEDVHD